The following DNA comes from Deinococcus cellulosilyticus NBRC 106333 = KACC 11606.
TACGGGTAGGACACCATCACGGTGTCCACCAGCCGGGGCAAATAAGGGCGAATCAGATCGTCCAGAGGGTATCGAGGACCAAAAGTGGTGACTGGGATGAATTTCATGCGGTTTCCTCCTTGGGAAAAGTCTGCGAGAGGGCCAGGAAGCGCTGCACGGCCAGCAAATGCTTGCAGTCGTGGCCCCTGCGCGAATCAAGGCAATTGCATTTCCGGGTGAAACCCAGGTTCAGATTCACGGTGCGTGGATCGAACCCCCCCACCTCGAAAACCCCTGGGGTGCTGGTGGGGTGCACGGTGAGTTCCCTTGCCCGCATCGCCCGGTACCAGGCCTGTTCGTCCAGCTGGGGTTCATCCTGGGGTTGCAGCAGCAGGGGTAGGTCTTCCTTGAAGGTCCAGGCACCACAGGACTTCAC
Coding sequences within:
- a CDS encoding SWIM zinc finger family protein: VKSCGAWTFKEDLPLLLQPQDEPQLDEQAWYRAMRARELTVHPTSTPGVFEVGGFDPRTVNLNLGFTRKCNCLDSRRGHDCKHLLAVQRFLALSQTFPKEETA